The Triticum aestivum cultivar Chinese Spring chromosome 7B, IWGSC CS RefSeq v2.1, whole genome shotgun sequence genome window below encodes:
- the LOC123161002 gene encoding COP1-interacting protein 7 isoform X2, protein MRPETRLDSAAFQLTPTRTRCDLIVIANGRKEKIASGLLNPFVAHLKAAQDQIAKGGYTILLEPDPAADAPWFTRGTVERFVRFVSTPEVLERVTTIESEILQLEDAIAVQSNENLGLKSEEGHNGKPVDSSMEGGRTGYNTDGDKALVLYKPDAHPASALQNDDGVHEEHSKVQLLRVLETRKTVLRKEQAMAFARAVAAGFDIDNLIYLISFAERFGASRLMKACTQFIDLWRQKHETGQWIDVEPETMSTRSEFPPFNASGIMFMGDKETMSVSNGDTNGEDAAKADHRAHHHPGAPHEYHHGPYQSGYPPWAMHPPYPMQGMPPYYPGANPYYPPPYPPADDPRYNYSERRPSRKHSADSKDFDNSNDESDDQSGSERESSHGRKSSKKGKRSGKKNVIVIRNVNVTSKKKHRSSESESHSGSDMSSEDSDDSHRKSSKRNHKRSSSKKKGGKKTIESEDEYTKDGMSNGQQDGDQGNWNAFQNFLLRDEEKTRDNNDADMFASEREPPPPPRRRETTGNMDDPILLSERGSADADERNGMPFNTANGRIRARQMMSGNELMMSGEGRSFVDGDMKEIEAGGGGYRRGANDDFMVYGHDNSMDRGSSLDPLAEGHYKRPTLEEKKNVHGVDESFMIPVSSNSHDNLGADGRTAIDIDAELGTSVQKTSDAKAGGELFYEPDELMPERGSEDVSFGYDPSMDYDSHMQIHPDVGVEDANAEDLSACVEDEGKMPAKDKKLRGSQEGLDKRRKDASARRLSAPKGPLTDAQKRAQNLRAYKAGLQKEKKELEAEQIKRLERLKQERQKRIAARSGASNPTSTSPQAKAKPSPKVSPSTHKSSKFTDAEPGSSSPLRKIIPARSSTPGSDPHKTAKASKLGGDSSSAVSKSTSSLAEIKKEKSGRTESSIERLKKLAEPKSNASTDHPSNPKSASVDHPRRRSLPLPEDVQTKKISAIMQLDETKSAALPELKVKSPRTPAAVVVKNKAAAKVAKEAPRGGPKAHATSESRDGKKSSNGKVSRVISSDDNVVVEKTVVMLENEVVSTPPVVLPPGRSAESETRSDDRMDYPSLEQEYVAIRAPPSPVDLPEDANPTIHASDNQLNSYEVDVPEYKKDELEKPAPLAPMEEKPYEAPFARVTSLEDASSKTPAYNQHPLPAQEPETLARAASVRARVPEPAAYAVSAEETHGENGKPRSKEPKGFRKLLKFGKKSHTSTMDSDASSVDEAPAGDGSMLKNLISQDDSAGSSYKASRSFSLLAPFRKNKVVL, encoded by the exons ATGAGGCCGGAGACGCGGCTGGACTCGGCGGCCTTCCAGCTCACCCCCACCCGCACCAG GTGTGATTTGATTGTGATAGCGAATGGGAGGAAGGAGAAGATCGCCTCCGGCCTGCTCAACCCCTTCGTCGCCCACCTCAAGGCCGCCCAGGACCAGATTGCCAAGGGAGGCTACACCATCCTGCTTGAGCCGGATCCGGCGGCCGACGCGCCATGGTTCACCAGGGGCACCGTCGAGAG GTTCGTCCGCTTCGTGAGCACGCCGGAGGTCCTGGAGCGGGTGACGACGATAGAGTCCGAGATACTGCAGCTCGAGGACGCCATCGCCGTCCAGAGCAACGAAAATCTTGGACTCAAATCT GAAGAAGGCCATAATGGGAAACCCGTGGACTCGTCCATGGAAG GTGGCAGGACAGGTTACAATACTGATGGTGATAAGGCACTTGTTCTGTACAAG CCTGACGCACATCCAGCATCCGCACTGCAGAATGACGACGGAGTACATGAGGAGCATTCAAA AGTTCAGCTTCTCAGAGTGCTGGAGACTCGCAAAACTGTCTTACGTAAAGAGCAGGCTATGGCCTTTGCACGTGCTGTAGCTGCTGGGTTTGATATAGACAACCTGATATATTTGATCTCGTTCGCAGAGCGTTTTGGTGCTTCACGCTTGAT GAAGGCATGCACACAGTTCATTGATTTGTGGAGGCAAAAACATGAGACTGGACAGTGGATTGACGTTGAACCCGAAACAATGTCTACACGCTCTGAATTTCCCCCCTTCAATGCTTCTGGGATTAT GTTCATGGGAGATAAGGAAACAATGTCTGTCTCTAATGGAGATACAAATGGCGAAGATGCTGCTAAAGCTG ATCACAGGGCACATCACCACCCAGGAGCTCCCCATGAGTACCATCATGGTCCATATCAATCAGGATATCCACCATGGGCAATGCATCCTCCTTACCCCATGCAAGGCATGCCACCATACTACCCTGGGGCGAACCCATATTACCCTCCTCCCTATCCCCCAGCAGATGATCCCAGGTACAACTACTCGGAAAGGAGACCATCAAGGAAGCACTCAGCAGATAGCAAGGACTTCGACAACTCCAATGATGAAAGTGACGATCAAAGCGGTTCAGAGAGGGAGAGTTCTCATGGCCGCAAGTCCAGTAAAAAAGGCAAGCGCTCGGGCAAGAAGAATGTAATTGTCATACGCAATGTAAATGTAACATCAAAGAAGAAGCATAGGTCATCAGAGAGCGAGTCACACTCAGGCTCAGATATGTCATCAGAGGATAGTGATGATTCACACAGAAAATCAAGCAAGAGGAATCATAAGCGCTCGAGTTCGAAGAAAAAAGGGGGCAAGAAAACCATTGAGTCTGAAGATGAGTACACCAAGGATGGAATGTCTAATGGGCAGCAAGATGGAGATCAAGGAAACTGGAATGCGTTCCAAAACTTCTTGCTcagagatgaagagaagacaagagataatAATGACGCGGATATGTTCGCCAGTGAAagggagccaccaccaccacctaggAGGAGAGAGACCACAGGAAATATGGATGATCCTATTCTTTTATCCGAGCGGGGTTCTGCTGATGCCGATGAGCGAAATGGAATGCCTTTCAACACAGCCAATGGGAGAATTAGGGCCAGGCAGATGATGTCTGGTAATGAACTTATGATGTCTGGGGAAGGTCGGAGCTTTGTGGATGGTGACATGAAGGAGATAGAAGCCGGAGGTGGGGGATACAGAAGAGGGGCAAATGATGACTTCATGGTTTATGGACATGACAACTCAATGGACAGGGGGAGCTCCTTGGACCCCCTTGCCGAGGGGCATTACAAGAGACCCACTCTGGAGGAAAAGAAGAATGTGCACGGTGTGGATGAGTCCTTCATGATACCTGTTAGCTCCAACTCACATGATAACCTTGGAGCTGACGGCCGTACTGCCATTGACATAGATGCTGAGCTTGGCACAAGTGTTCAGAAAACATCGGATGCCAAGGCTGGAGGTGAACTTTTCTATGAGCCAGATGAGTTGATGCCAGAGCGTGGATCTGAAGATGTTTCATTTGGATATGATCCATCAATGGACTATGATAGCCACATGCAGATTCATCCTGACGTCGGCGTTGAAGATGCAAATGCAGAGGATTTATCAGCTTGCGTCGAGGATGAAGGAAAGATGCCAGCAAAAGACAAGAAGCTTAGAGGTTCACAGGAGGGTTTGGATAAAAGAAGGAAGGATGCCTCAGCAAGGAGACTGTCAGCGCCCAAAGGCCCACTAACTGATGCGCAGAAACGTGCACAAAACCTACGCGCGTATAAAGCGGGCCTACAAAAGGAAAAGAAGGAGCTG GAAGCCGAACAGATTAAACGGCTCGAAAGGCTTAAGCAAGAGAGGCAAAAGAGGATCGCTGCAAGAAGTGGCGCATCTAATCCAACATCAACATCGCCGCAGGCTAAAGCAAAACCTTCTCCAAAGGTTTCTCCCAGTACCCACAAGAGTTCGAAGTTCACTGACGCTGAACCAGGATCCTCTTCGCCTCTAAGAAAAATTATTCCTGCCAGAAGCAGTACCCCAGGGAGTGATCCTCACAAAACAGCCAAAGCAAGCAAACTCGGCGGTGACAGCTCAAGTGCAGTGAGCAAGTCAACCTCATCACTGGCTGAGATCAAAAAGGAGAAAAGTGGCAGAACTGAATCGTCGATTGAGCGATTGAAAAAGCTTGCTGAACCTAAAAGCAATGCTTCGACTGACCATCCTTCGAATCCCAAGTCAGCGAGCGTGGATCACCCACGGAGAAGAAGCTTGCCGTTGCCGGAAGATGTGCAGACCAAGAAAATCTCTGCTATAATGCAGCTCGACGAGACCAAGTCGGCAGCCCTACCAGAGCTGAAAGTCAAATCCCCCCGAACCCCTGCCGCTGTCGTTGTGAAGAACAAGGCGGCGGCTAAAGTAGCAAAAGAGGCGCCACGTGGTGGACCTAAAGCACATGCTACTTCAGAAAGTAGAGATGGAAAGAAATCTTCCAACGGTAAAGTTTCAAGGGTAATCAGCAGTGATGACAATGTGGTGGTTGAGAAGACCGTCGTGATGCTTGAAAACGAAGTGGTCTCTACGCCTCCTGTTGTTCTACCTCCTGGAAGAAGTGCAGAGAGCGAAACTCGCAGCGATGACCGAATGGACTATCCCAGTCTGGAGCAGGAGTATGTTGCCATCAGGGCTCCACCTTCTCCCGTTGATCTTCCTGAAGATGCAAATCCTACCATCCATGCATCTGACAACCAGTTGAATTCCTATGAG GTGGATGTGCCTGAGTACAAGAAGGATGAGCTTGAGAAACCAGCCCCGCTGGCTCCAATGGAGGAGAAGCCTTATGAGGCCCCTTTTGCCAGGGTAACATCATTGGAGGATGCTTCAAGCAAGACTCCTGCTTACAACCAGCACCCGTTACCTGCGCAGGAACCCGAGACACTTGCGCGTGCAGCGAGCGTGAGGGCACGCGTACCTGAGCCTGCTGCATATGCAGTCTCAGCCGAGGAGACACATGGAGAAAATGGCAAGCCTCGAAGCAAAGAACCGAAAGGCTTCAGGAAACTGCTGAAATTCGGCAAGAAGAGCCACACTTCAACGATGGATTCTGATGCATCGTCAGTCGACGAAGCCCCTGCAGGAGATG GTTCGATGCTGAAAAACCTCATTTCACAAGACGACTCTGCAGGCTCTTCTTACAAAG CTTCTCGGTCCTTCTCCCTGCTGGCGCCATTCCGCAAGAACAAGGTCGTGCTGTGA
- the LOC123161002 gene encoding COP1-interacting protein 7 isoform X1 codes for MRPETRLDSAAFQLTPTRTRCDLIVIANGRKEKIASGLLNPFVAHLKAAQDQIAKGGYTILLEPDPAADAPWFTRGTVERFVRFVSTPEVLERVTTIESEILQLEDAIAVQSNENLGLKSEEGHNGKPVDSSMEGGRTGYNTDGDKALVLYKPDAHPASALQNDDGVHEEHSKVQLLRVLETRKTVLRKEQAMAFARAVAAGFDIDNLIYLISFAERFGASRLMKACTQFIDLWRQKHETGQWIDVEPETMSTRSEFPPFNASGIMFMGDKETMSVSNGDTNGIMFMGDKETMSVSNGDTNGEDAAKADHRAHHHPGAPHEYHHGPYQSGYPPWAMHPPYPMQGMPPYYPGANPYYPPPYPPADDPRYNYSERRPSRKHSADSKDFDNSNDESDDQSGSERESSHGRKSSKKGKRSGKKNVIVIRNVNVTSKKKHRSSESESHSGSDMSSEDSDDSHRKSSKRNHKRSSSKKKGGKKTIESEDEYTKDGMSNGQQDGDQGNWNAFQNFLLRDEEKTRDNNDADMFASEREPPPPPRRRETTGNMDDPILLSERGSADADERNGMPFNTANGRIRARQMMSGNELMMSGEGRSFVDGDMKEIEAGGGGYRRGANDDFMVYGHDNSMDRGSSLDPLAEGHYKRPTLEEKKNVHGVDESFMIPVSSNSHDNLGADGRTAIDIDAELGTSVQKTSDAKAGGELFYEPDELMPERGSEDVSFGYDPSMDYDSHMQIHPDVGVEDANAEDLSACVEDEGKMPAKDKKLRGSQEGLDKRRKDASARRLSAPKGPLTDAQKRAQNLRAYKAGLQKEKKELEAEQIKRLERLKQERQKRIAARSGASNPTSTSPQAKAKPSPKVSPSTHKSSKFTDAEPGSSSPLRKIIPARSSTPGSDPHKTAKASKLGGDSSSAVSKSTSSLAEIKKEKSGRTESSIERLKKLAEPKSNASTDHPSNPKSASVDHPRRRSLPLPEDVQTKKISAIMQLDETKSAALPELKVKSPRTPAAVVVKNKAAAKVAKEAPRGGPKAHATSESRDGKKSSNGKVSRVISSDDNVVVEKTVVMLENEVVSTPPVVLPPGRSAESETRSDDRMDYPSLEQEYVAIRAPPSPVDLPEDANPTIHASDNQLNSYEVDVPEYKKDELEKPAPLAPMEEKPYEAPFARVTSLEDASSKTPAYNQHPLPAQEPETLARAASVRARVPEPAAYAVSAEETHGENGKPRSKEPKGFRKLLKFGKKSHTSTMDSDASSVDEAPAGDGSMLKNLISQDDSAGSSYKASRSFSLLAPFRKNKVVL; via the exons ATGAGGCCGGAGACGCGGCTGGACTCGGCGGCCTTCCAGCTCACCCCCACCCGCACCAG GTGTGATTTGATTGTGATAGCGAATGGGAGGAAGGAGAAGATCGCCTCCGGCCTGCTCAACCCCTTCGTCGCCCACCTCAAGGCCGCCCAGGACCAGATTGCCAAGGGAGGCTACACCATCCTGCTTGAGCCGGATCCGGCGGCCGACGCGCCATGGTTCACCAGGGGCACCGTCGAGAG GTTCGTCCGCTTCGTGAGCACGCCGGAGGTCCTGGAGCGGGTGACGACGATAGAGTCCGAGATACTGCAGCTCGAGGACGCCATCGCCGTCCAGAGCAACGAAAATCTTGGACTCAAATCT GAAGAAGGCCATAATGGGAAACCCGTGGACTCGTCCATGGAAG GTGGCAGGACAGGTTACAATACTGATGGTGATAAGGCACTTGTTCTGTACAAG CCTGACGCACATCCAGCATCCGCACTGCAGAATGACGACGGAGTACATGAGGAGCATTCAAA AGTTCAGCTTCTCAGAGTGCTGGAGACTCGCAAAACTGTCTTACGTAAAGAGCAGGCTATGGCCTTTGCACGTGCTGTAGCTGCTGGGTTTGATATAGACAACCTGATATATTTGATCTCGTTCGCAGAGCGTTTTGGTGCTTCACGCTTGAT GAAGGCATGCACACAGTTCATTGATTTGTGGAGGCAAAAACATGAGACTGGACAGTGGATTGACGTTGAACCCGAAACAATGTCTACACGCTCTGAATTTCCCCCCTTCAATGCTTCTGGGATTATGTTCATGGGAGATAAGGAAACAATGTCTGTCTCTAATGGAGATACAAATGGGATTATGTTCATGGGAGATAAGGAAACAATGTCTGTCTCTAATGGAGATACAAATGGCGAAGATGCTGCTAAAGCTG ATCACAGGGCACATCACCACCCAGGAGCTCCCCATGAGTACCATCATGGTCCATATCAATCAGGATATCCACCATGGGCAATGCATCCTCCTTACCCCATGCAAGGCATGCCACCATACTACCCTGGGGCGAACCCATATTACCCTCCTCCCTATCCCCCAGCAGATGATCCCAGGTACAACTACTCGGAAAGGAGACCATCAAGGAAGCACTCAGCAGATAGCAAGGACTTCGACAACTCCAATGATGAAAGTGACGATCAAAGCGGTTCAGAGAGGGAGAGTTCTCATGGCCGCAAGTCCAGTAAAAAAGGCAAGCGCTCGGGCAAGAAGAATGTAATTGTCATACGCAATGTAAATGTAACATCAAAGAAGAAGCATAGGTCATCAGAGAGCGAGTCACACTCAGGCTCAGATATGTCATCAGAGGATAGTGATGATTCACACAGAAAATCAAGCAAGAGGAATCATAAGCGCTCGAGTTCGAAGAAAAAAGGGGGCAAGAAAACCATTGAGTCTGAAGATGAGTACACCAAGGATGGAATGTCTAATGGGCAGCAAGATGGAGATCAAGGAAACTGGAATGCGTTCCAAAACTTCTTGCTcagagatgaagagaagacaagagataatAATGACGCGGATATGTTCGCCAGTGAAagggagccaccaccaccacctaggAGGAGAGAGACCACAGGAAATATGGATGATCCTATTCTTTTATCCGAGCGGGGTTCTGCTGATGCCGATGAGCGAAATGGAATGCCTTTCAACACAGCCAATGGGAGAATTAGGGCCAGGCAGATGATGTCTGGTAATGAACTTATGATGTCTGGGGAAGGTCGGAGCTTTGTGGATGGTGACATGAAGGAGATAGAAGCCGGAGGTGGGGGATACAGAAGAGGGGCAAATGATGACTTCATGGTTTATGGACATGACAACTCAATGGACAGGGGGAGCTCCTTGGACCCCCTTGCCGAGGGGCATTACAAGAGACCCACTCTGGAGGAAAAGAAGAATGTGCACGGTGTGGATGAGTCCTTCATGATACCTGTTAGCTCCAACTCACATGATAACCTTGGAGCTGACGGCCGTACTGCCATTGACATAGATGCTGAGCTTGGCACAAGTGTTCAGAAAACATCGGATGCCAAGGCTGGAGGTGAACTTTTCTATGAGCCAGATGAGTTGATGCCAGAGCGTGGATCTGAAGATGTTTCATTTGGATATGATCCATCAATGGACTATGATAGCCACATGCAGATTCATCCTGACGTCGGCGTTGAAGATGCAAATGCAGAGGATTTATCAGCTTGCGTCGAGGATGAAGGAAAGATGCCAGCAAAAGACAAGAAGCTTAGAGGTTCACAGGAGGGTTTGGATAAAAGAAGGAAGGATGCCTCAGCAAGGAGACTGTCAGCGCCCAAAGGCCCACTAACTGATGCGCAGAAACGTGCACAAAACCTACGCGCGTATAAAGCGGGCCTACAAAAGGAAAAGAAGGAGCTG GAAGCCGAACAGATTAAACGGCTCGAAAGGCTTAAGCAAGAGAGGCAAAAGAGGATCGCTGCAAGAAGTGGCGCATCTAATCCAACATCAACATCGCCGCAGGCTAAAGCAAAACCTTCTCCAAAGGTTTCTCCCAGTACCCACAAGAGTTCGAAGTTCACTGACGCTGAACCAGGATCCTCTTCGCCTCTAAGAAAAATTATTCCTGCCAGAAGCAGTACCCCAGGGAGTGATCCTCACAAAACAGCCAAAGCAAGCAAACTCGGCGGTGACAGCTCAAGTGCAGTGAGCAAGTCAACCTCATCACTGGCTGAGATCAAAAAGGAGAAAAGTGGCAGAACTGAATCGTCGATTGAGCGATTGAAAAAGCTTGCTGAACCTAAAAGCAATGCTTCGACTGACCATCCTTCGAATCCCAAGTCAGCGAGCGTGGATCACCCACGGAGAAGAAGCTTGCCGTTGCCGGAAGATGTGCAGACCAAGAAAATCTCTGCTATAATGCAGCTCGACGAGACCAAGTCGGCAGCCCTACCAGAGCTGAAAGTCAAATCCCCCCGAACCCCTGCCGCTGTCGTTGTGAAGAACAAGGCGGCGGCTAAAGTAGCAAAAGAGGCGCCACGTGGTGGACCTAAAGCACATGCTACTTCAGAAAGTAGAGATGGAAAGAAATCTTCCAACGGTAAAGTTTCAAGGGTAATCAGCAGTGATGACAATGTGGTGGTTGAGAAGACCGTCGTGATGCTTGAAAACGAAGTGGTCTCTACGCCTCCTGTTGTTCTACCTCCTGGAAGAAGTGCAGAGAGCGAAACTCGCAGCGATGACCGAATGGACTATCCCAGTCTGGAGCAGGAGTATGTTGCCATCAGGGCTCCACCTTCTCCCGTTGATCTTCCTGAAGATGCAAATCCTACCATCCATGCATCTGACAACCAGTTGAATTCCTATGAG GTGGATGTGCCTGAGTACAAGAAGGATGAGCTTGAGAAACCAGCCCCGCTGGCTCCAATGGAGGAGAAGCCTTATGAGGCCCCTTTTGCCAGGGTAACATCATTGGAGGATGCTTCAAGCAAGACTCCTGCTTACAACCAGCACCCGTTACCTGCGCAGGAACCCGAGACACTTGCGCGTGCAGCGAGCGTGAGGGCACGCGTACCTGAGCCTGCTGCATATGCAGTCTCAGCCGAGGAGACACATGGAGAAAATGGCAAGCCTCGAAGCAAAGAACCGAAAGGCTTCAGGAAACTGCTGAAATTCGGCAAGAAGAGCCACACTTCAACGATGGATTCTGATGCATCGTCAGTCGACGAAGCCCCTGCAGGAGATG GTTCGATGCTGAAAAACCTCATTTCACAAGACGACTCTGCAGGCTCTTCTTACAAAG CTTCTCGGTCCTTCTCCCTGCTGGCGCCATTCCGCAAGAACAAGGTCGTGCTGTGA
- the LOC123163028 gene encoding uncharacterized protein, translating into MPTTTTTATSGRGCGRSMTGALLVLLLALLGRPSPARAQLGDAHKCRDTCLEGCTGWVVVCHMSCASACAGAGGIGIMSIDNGIPPDHPNPDDLPKPPPLPDLVHPLRGAGGIAFSPAPSPAASSSESSDDD; encoded by the coding sequence AtgccaacgacgacgacgacggcgaccagCGGCAGGGGTTGCGGGAGGAGCATGACGGGCGCGTTGCTGGTGTTGCTACTGGCGCTGCTTGGCCGGCCGTCTCCGGCGAGGGCGCAGCTGGGGGACGCCCACAAGTGCCGGGACACGTGCCTGGAGGGGTGCACCGGGTGGGTGGTGGTGTGCCACATGTCGTGCGCCAGCGCCTGCGCGGGGGCCGGCGGCATCGGCATCATGAGCATCGACAACGGCATCCCGCCGGACCACCCCAACCCCGACGATCTCCCCaagccaccgccgctgccggaccttGTCCATCCCCTCCGAGGAGCCGGCGGCATCGCCTTCAGCCCCGCGCCGTCACCGGCAGCATCTTCCTCAGAATCATCGGATGATGATTAA